Proteins encoded together in one Gemmatimonadota bacterium DH-78 window:
- a CDS encoding MMPL family transporter, which produces MFPTALPAATARWIAAAFTLALVVAVALHVDLDPRVEGEFFFADDDPQLAADRAVRELFAPGGQVILRVDAGEARDLRGRLRPLIDSLSVLPGVESVLSVVANDPSGPLYRRVLTTPDSGVTNVVLQVEPNAGGELVAGVERVVAAQSGLRIDLSGAPVVVEWIRRSLRRDLVVFTTAAGLVFALLVGLLTRDPVVVAGAVSTCLVAVSTTLLALQSGGVRIGLLTANLATIVFVLTLSHMVFMTVNVRAAALEGRDVPAPRGARDGDGLPSGGPARDGLAPSGDEAVARGVRRTFEGSFWAMSTTLLGFLSLLVASARPLRELGIAGAVGTLVAIVAAYLVFPHFLRGRAWRARRGAAVEVRRAPRSAPVVLAAAAVALIGALGVLRLDTDPPLLDYFAGGSPLGAGLTQVDADGGSSALHIVVAAPGGARLDTDEAYRALADAQTALEAHSRTGVVLGPSVFIDQARTLPLAGFLPLPQLLDIASSPRLDEVALGFVTADRLRGLFTLRMREGEGTEAGPPPPREVVVRELRERVEGAGLEVVQVAGLYDLQRRLGDLIGESLAVGVGGLLLLFLIVAAVVARAGGLAARMWLCLAVVPLVVLGVFGWTGTPVDIITSPAASIALAMGVDAMIHLVVRVRRSAGSIEARWREALGSVGPAVLGATLLLSAGFGIFVLSDFPPTRRFGLAVVLGTVAAAALALIVLPATVRAPASATPRAASPPGS; this is translated from the coding sequence GTGTTCCCCACCGCACTCCCCGCCGCCACCGCGCGCTGGATCGCCGCGGCCTTCACCCTCGCCCTCGTGGTGGCGGTGGCGCTCCACGTGGATCTCGATCCGAGGGTCGAGGGGGAGTTCTTCTTCGCCGACGACGACCCGCAGCTGGCCGCCGACCGGGCGGTGCGGGAGCTGTTCGCCCCGGGAGGGCAGGTGATTCTGCGCGTGGACGCGGGCGAGGCGCGCGATCTGCGGGGGCGGTTGCGGCCCCTGATCGACTCGCTGTCCGTGCTGCCCGGGGTGGAGTCGGTGCTGTCGGTGGTGGCCAACGACCCCTCCGGCCCGCTCTACCGCCGGGTGCTCACCACCCCCGACTCGGGGGTCACGAACGTGGTGTTGCAGGTGGAGCCGAACGCCGGCGGGGAACTCGTGGCGGGGGTCGAGCGCGTGGTGGCGGCTCAGTCGGGACTCCGTATCGATCTGTCGGGCGCCCCGGTGGTGGTGGAGTGGATCCGGCGCAGTCTGCGACGCGATCTGGTGGTCTTCACGACGGCGGCCGGGCTCGTCTTCGCGCTCCTGGTCGGCCTGCTGACGCGCGATCCGGTGGTGGTGGCCGGCGCGGTGTCGACTTGCCTGGTGGCGGTGTCGACCACCCTGCTCGCCCTGCAGTCGGGCGGGGTACGGATCGGGCTGCTGACGGCCAATCTCGCCACCATCGTCTTCGTGCTGACGCTCTCCCACATGGTCTTCATGACGGTGAACGTGCGCGCAGCGGCGCTCGAGGGGAGAGACGTGCCGGCGCCCCGGGGGGCGCGCGACGGCGACGGCCTGCCGAGTGGCGGCCCCGCCCGCGACGGCCTCGCCCCCAGCGGCGACGAGGCGGTGGCCCGGGGGGTCCGCCGCACCTTCGAGGGATCGTTCTGGGCCATGAGCACCACGCTGCTCGGCTTCTTGAGCCTGCTGGTGGCCTCGGCGCGGCCGCTCCGTGAACTCGGCATCGCCGGCGCCGTCGGCACCCTCGTAGCGATCGTCGCGGCCTACCTCGTCTTTCCGCACTTCCTGCGCGGGCGGGCGTGGCGCGCCCGGCGGGGCGCGGCCGTGGAGGTGCGGAGAGCGCCGCGCAGCGCTCCGGTGGTGCTCGCCGCGGCGGCGGTCGCGTTGATCGGCGCCCTCGGCGTGCTCCGTCTCGACACCGACCCGCCCCTGCTCGACTATTTCGCCGGGGGCTCCCCTCTGGGCGCCGGGCTCACCCAGGTGGACGCCGACGGCGGCAGCAGCGCGCTCCACATCGTCGTCGCGGCACCGGGCGGGGCTCGGCTCGACACCGACGAGGCCTACCGCGCCCTCGCCGATGCGCAGACCGCCCTCGAGGCGCACTCGCGCACGGGGGTGGTGCTCGGGCCCTCCGTCTTCATCGATCAGGCGCGCACCCTTCCGCTGGCCGGTTTCCTGCCGCTGCCTCAGCTGCTCGACATCGCGTCGAGTCCGCGGCTCGACGAGGTGGCGCTGGGCTTCGTGACCGCCGACCGCCTCCGGGGCCTGTTCACGCTGCGCATGCGGGAGGGCGAGGGCACCGAAGCCGGGCCTCCGCCCCCGCGGGAGGTGGTGGTGCGGGAGCTGAGGGAGCGGGTCGAGGGGGCCGGGCTCGAGGTGGTGCAGGTGGCCGGACTCTACGACCTGCAGCGCCGGCTCGGGGATCTGATCGGCGAGAGCCTGGCGGTGGGGGTCGGCGGGTTGTTGCTGCTCTTTCTGATCGTGGCGGCGGTGGTCGCCCGAGCGGGGGGGCTGGCCGCACGCATGTGGCTCTGCCTGGCGGTCGTGCCCCTGGTCGTGCTCGGGGTGTTCGGGTGGACGGGCACACCGGTCGACATCATCACCTCTCCGGCGGCCAGCATCGCGCTCGCGATGGGAGTGGACGCCATGATTCACCTGGTGGTGCGGGTGCGCCGGTCGGCCGGATCGATCGAGGCGCGATGGCGCGAGGCCCTCGGGTCGGTGGGCCCGGCCGTGCTCGGGGCCACGCTGCTGCTGTCGGCCGGCTTCGGGATCTTCGTGCTCTCCGACTTCCCGCCCACCCGGCGGTTCGGGCTCGCCGTGGTGCTCGGGACGGTGGCGGCCGCCGCACTCGCCCTGATCGTGCTGCCCGCCACCGTCCGAGCCCCCGCGTCGGCTACTCCGCGCGCAGCGTCTCCACCGGGTTCGTGA
- a CDS encoding ADOP family duplicated permease, translating into MNRPRGWSGLYRALLRLLPGELRDEEGASMADTFDRLLEDEDEPASKRRRAVHALVALLGVIARERWQALGRRRHDSEGRTTMDRWAKDLRYAFRTLRRAPVFTVGAVALMAVGIGAVTTVFTLVDHVLLRPLPYPAPERLVTLENGSFPGPMVQRMDRVPAFDRWAAGWSTAATLTGEAEPLRVEQARVTRDFFALFGADAAIGRLLAPDDETAVDRAVLSHAFWTRALGADPEVIGRTLVVDDERITVIGVTESSFSPPAHLVGASPDLYRPVDWAAPRNAEHDYQVLQVVGRLRPGSTTADAQAGVDAVVAGLADEVPGDYRQQSGEPSEVPVTALQEVTVRGVRTGLGLLLGAVGLLLAVACTNVAHLFLARGIGRAREMSVRRALGAGTSALARQLTLEALVVGLLGGALGTLLAAGGLKAFLALAPNLLPAGAEVTLDLRILGFAAAVSLATALLFGLVPAMRSIRRDPSDGLGGASRARTEGRRLGMARSGMLVAEVALSMILLAGSALLMRSFLEVRAVDPGFVADGLWSVPLTPTDLETPEQYVRAMEEIRASLAAIPEVESAALGLALPFTRTGNSRCCWSQGRVTATGHDGEISRLSIHPVSRDYMQTLGIEVLQGAIWPAFQTPPTPRPVVVTASTARELWGRAEAAVGQFFIDAEGEQWAEVVGVVADHSHFGLDQDMGVSAFLPIEALPFPIPIGEMALRLRSDAAPADLGRTVREAIWRVAPAQPVPTVRSMNSMIDRSTAARRFDGMVFTVFGALALLLAAGGLYGTLLYTVGRRRREMGIRMALGADHRQVQTRVMAGGLIHAAVGVAVGLLGAWYAGRWLESRLWGVAPGDPATLAGAAAALLAVAALASWLPARRAALTNPVETLRAE; encoded by the coding sequence GTGAACAGACCGCGCGGATGGAGCGGCCTCTACCGCGCCCTCCTCCGGCTGCTGCCCGGGGAGCTGCGCGACGAGGAGGGGGCCTCGATGGCCGACACCTTCGATCGACTCCTGGAGGACGAAGATGAGCCCGCATCGAAGCGGCGGCGCGCGGTGCACGCGCTGGTGGCGTTGCTGGGCGTGATCGCGCGGGAGCGGTGGCAGGCATTGGGGCGGCGACGACACGACTCGGAGGGGAGGACGACGATGGATCGATGGGCGAAGGATCTGCGCTACGCCTTCCGCACACTGCGGCGGGCCCCGGTGTTCACCGTGGGTGCGGTGGCGCTGATGGCGGTCGGGATCGGAGCGGTGACCACCGTGTTCACGCTCGTGGACCACGTGCTGCTGCGCCCCCTGCCCTACCCCGCCCCCGAGCGGCTCGTGACGCTCGAGAACGGGTCGTTTCCCGGCCCCATGGTTCAGCGGATGGATCGGGTGCCCGCCTTCGACCGGTGGGCGGCGGGCTGGTCGACGGCCGCCACCCTGACCGGAGAGGCCGAACCGCTCCGGGTGGAACAGGCCCGTGTCACCCGCGACTTCTTCGCGCTCTTCGGGGCGGACGCGGCCATTGGTCGGCTGCTGGCCCCCGACGACGAAACGGCGGTCGACCGCGCGGTGCTCTCGCACGCCTTCTGGACGCGCGCGCTCGGCGCCGACCCCGAAGTGATCGGGCGCACGCTGGTGGTCGACGACGAGAGGATCACCGTGATCGGGGTGACCGAATCCAGCTTCTCGCCGCCCGCTCACCTGGTGGGCGCCTCTCCCGACCTCTACCGCCCGGTCGACTGGGCGGCGCCGCGCAACGCAGAACACGACTACCAGGTGCTTCAGGTGGTCGGGCGCCTGCGGCCCGGCAGCACGACCGCCGATGCGCAGGCCGGGGTGGACGCCGTGGTGGCGGGGCTCGCCGACGAGGTGCCCGGAGACTACCGACAGCAGTCGGGCGAGCCCTCCGAGGTGCCGGTGACGGCGCTGCAGGAAGTGACCGTTCGGGGCGTGCGAACCGGGCTGGGCCTCCTGCTCGGGGCGGTGGGGCTGCTGCTGGCGGTGGCGTGCACGAATGTCGCCCACCTCTTCCTGGCGCGCGGAATCGGCCGAGCGCGCGAGATGTCGGTGCGCCGCGCGCTCGGTGCGGGCACCTCGGCGCTCGCCCGCCAGCTCACCCTCGAGGCGCTGGTGGTGGGCCTGCTCGGCGGGGCGCTCGGCACCCTGCTCGCCGCGGGCGGGCTGAAGGCCTTCCTCGCCCTCGCCCCCAACCTGCTCCCCGCCGGGGCCGAGGTGACGCTCGACCTCCGGATCCTCGGGTTCGCGGCCGCGGTGTCGCTGGCCACCGCCCTTCTGTTCGGCCTCGTGCCGGCCATGCGGTCGATTCGCCGCGACCCCTCCGACGGCCTCGGCGGGGCGTCGCGGGCGCGCACCGAGGGTCGCCGGCTGGGCATGGCGCGCAGCGGCATGCTGGTGGCCGAAGTGGCGCTGTCGATGATCCTTCTGGCCGGCTCCGCACTTCTGATGCGCAGCTTCCTCGAGGTGCGCGCGGTGGATCCCGGCTTCGTGGCCGACGGCCTCTGGTCGGTGCCGCTCACCCCCACCGATCTCGAGACGCCCGAGCAGTACGTGCGGGCCATGGAAGAGATCCGCGCCTCGCTGGCCGCCATCCCGGAGGTGGAGTCGGCCGCGCTGGGCCTCGCCCTGCCCTTCACCCGCACCGGCAATTCGCGCTGCTGCTGGAGCCAGGGGCGGGTGACGGCCACCGGCCACGACGGCGAGATCTCGCGACTCTCCATCCACCCGGTCAGTCGCGACTACATGCAGACGCTCGGGATCGAGGTGCTCCAGGGCGCGATCTGGCCGGCCTTTCAAACCCCGCCCACGCCGCGGCCGGTCGTCGTGACCGCCTCCACGGCGCGCGAGCTGTGGGGTCGAGCGGAGGCCGCCGTGGGCCAGTTCTTCATCGACGCCGAGGGCGAGCAGTGGGCCGAGGTCGTGGGGGTGGTGGCCGACCACAGTCACTTCGGGCTCGATCAGGACATGGGGGTGTCGGCCTTCCTGCCGATCGAGGCGCTCCCCTTCCCCATTCCCATCGGCGAGATGGCGCTGCGACTCCGGAGCGACGCCGCTCCCGCCGATCTGGGTCGCACGGTGCGGGAGGCCATCTGGCGGGTGGCCCCGGCCCAGCCGGTGCCGACGGTGCGATCCATGAACTCCATGATCGACCGCTCCACCGCGGCGCGTCGCTTCGACGGCATGGTCTTCACGGTGTTCGGGGCGCTGGCGCTCCTGCTCGCCGCCGGCGGCCTGTACGGCACGCTCCTCTACACGGTCGGTCGGCGGCGGCGCGAGATGGGCATCCGGATGGCGCTCGGGGCCGACCACCGGCAGGTGCAGACGCGGGTCATGGCCGGCGGCCTGATCCACGCGGCCGTGGGCGTGGCCGTGGGACTGCTCGGGGCCTGGTACGCCGGGCGCTGGCTGGAGAGTCGGCTGTGGGGCGTGGCCCCCGGCGACCCCGCCACGCTGGCCGGGGCCGCCGCCGCCCTGCTCGCCGTGGCCGCGCTGGCGAGCTGGCTGCCGGCCCGCCGCGCGGCCCTCACGAACCCGGTGGAGACGCTGCGCGCGGAGTAG
- a CDS encoding helix-turn-helix transcriptional regulator: MDLQRILPLAPRDLLILAVLAEGPNHGYGLIKAVEARSQAGVLLDPANLYRVLRRMRTEGWIEESPDGDPRRRTHRITEAGRRVLDAELARLERLLGQARPALADGRGAP; the protein is encoded by the coding sequence ATGGATCTCCAGCGCATTCTTCCTCTCGCTCCGCGCGATCTGCTCATCCTCGCCGTTCTCGCCGAGGGCCCGAACCACGGCTACGGCCTGATCAAGGCGGTGGAGGCGCGCTCCCAGGCGGGCGTCCTGCTCGATCCGGCCAACCTCTACCGCGTGCTGCGCCGCATGCGGACGGAGGGGTGGATCGAGGAGAGCCCCGACGGCGACCCGAGACGCCGCACCCACCGCATCACCGAAGCCGGACGGCGCGTGCTGGATGCGGAGTTGGCCCGCCTCGAGCGGTTGCTCGGGCAGGCGCGTCCGGCCCTTGCGGACGGACGGGGCGCCCCGTGA